In the genome of Andrena cerasifolii isolate SP2316 chromosome 5, iyAndCera1_principal, whole genome shotgun sequence, one region contains:
- the LOC143369398 gene encoding uncharacterized protein LOC143369398 isoform X1 produces MIGILSDEVLIQASLSPRMRVTLGKIAARPPEVTLSEIHPRFRVPGETVRKPRKEKLQSRGPLELRPRADEKDPTAVTKILLRGLRGNSSLLVGKSGAGQRPWNAKAFCSLDANS; encoded by the exons ATGATCG GGATCTTGAGCGATGAAGTCCTGATCCAGGCGTCGTTGTCTCCACGAATGCGCGTGACCTTGGGGAAAATAGCTGCACGGCCGCCCGAAGTCACCCTCTCCGAAATTCATCCACGTTTCCGCGTTCCTGGGGAAACCGTGCGAAAACCCAGGAAGGAGAAGCTGCAATCGCGAGGACCTCTTGAACTGCGTCCACGAGCCGACGAAaaggatcccaccgctgtcaccaaaattttGTTGCGTGGCCTTAGGGGAAATAGTAGCCTTCTGGTGGGGAAATCAGGCGCGGGACAACGTCCGTGGAACGCTAAGGCGTTCTGCTCCCTGGACGCGAATTCttag
- the LOC143369384 gene encoding uncharacterized protein LOC143369384, whose product MSKKTTYKWCFVPECKSTTIKTPDKVFFFMPQDVKLRKMWFTSARRADEPGKSNYYCCQDHFDLKNDMDNYVRYSLMGAPRKLKSGVIPHIFDCQPGRLKTSVNLSRPTFVKLNRKRTVTEMLSNTDSEKENSCQSTHTSKKQAVEDNATLNNPAKKMCTDLNNRASTSYEVFVNKSSRSKEESNSEEDILESTANFSYTQNLASSSSHVSHAHTHTVTTNTGSNCKKTSVLSFGESSACLLPKSIGKKTVLRKSIGVQVYQKLVKPHVRSKATMCVPSTSDASCQCKIEDKTSNSDQSTSSVSHLTSDYKISSEPSEYQQSTTCSEEEKEKNKQMKMNVLNMTRYFISIDSKKYIGIGTEWLWIIDLIHSYIKCSIDDIKLTLMKIKTDDSFSRLGNEFGLSTSQASRVFNKTVNLISQCLKKLVYCPSPEHIKKKLTHCFSCVLQ is encoded by the coding sequence atgagtaaaaaaACTACATATAAGTGGTGTTTCGTGCCTGAGTGTAAAAGCACAACGATTAAGACTCCGgataaagtgtttttttttatgcctCAAGATGTAAAACTACGAAAAATGTGGTTTACAAGTGCTAGACGTGCCGATGAACCAGGGAAGtcaaattattattgttgtcaggatcattttgatttaaaaaacgACATGGATAATTACGTGAGATATTCTCTCATGGGAGCTCCAAGAAAATTGAAGAGTGGTGTGATTCCTCACATATTTGATTGCCAACCAGGGAGGTTAAAGACGTCAGTGAATTTATCTCGGCCAACCTTTGTGAAATTAAATAGGAAAAGGACTGTCACTGAAATGCTGTCTAATACAGacagtgaaaaagaaaatagcTGTCAAAGTACACATACGTCTAAGAAACAAGCAGTCGAGGACAACGCAACTTTGAATAATCCTGCaaaaaaaatgtgtaccgaTCTTAATAACAGAGCAAGTACTTCCTATGaagtatttgtaaataaaagttcCAGGAGTAAAGAAGAAAGCAATTCAGAGGAAGATATTCTTGAATCCACAGCCAACTTTTCTTATACACAGAATTTAGCATCAAGTTCTTCGCATGTAAGTCATGCACACACGCATACAGTAACCACAAATACAGGCTcaaattgtaaaaaaacttCAGTTCTAAGTTTTGGTGAATCTTCAGCTTGCCTATTACCTAAAAGTATTGGCAAGAAAACGGTTTTGCGAAAAAGTATTGGAGTGCAAGTATACCAGAAACTTGTAAAACCTCATGTTCGTTCCAAGGCTACTATGTGTGTTCCTTCTACATCCGATGCATCATGTCAATGTAAAATAGAAGATAAAACAAGTAATTCTGATCAGTCTACTTCTTCAGTCTCTCATTTGACaagtgattataaaatttcatcTGAACCAAGTGAATATCAGCAGTCAACAACTTGTagcgaggaagaaaaagaaaaaaataaacaaatgaaaatgaacGTACTGAACATGACCAGATATTTCATAAGTATTgattctaaaaaatatattggGATTGGCACTGAATGGCTTTGGATTATTGATTTAATACATTCGTATATTAAGTGCAGTATTGATGACATCAAGCTAACTttgatgaaaataaaaacagacGATTCATTTAGTCGGTTAGGAAATGAATTCGGTCTGTCAACATCGCAGGCTAGCAGAGTATTCAATAAAACAGTGAATTTAATAAGTCagtgtttaaaaaaacttgtgtACTGCCCATCTCcagaacatataaaaaaaaaacttacccATTGCTTTTCGTG
- the LOC143369398 gene encoding uncharacterized protein LOC143369398 isoform X2, translating to MLGSGNGMPNIPASAIGKDSSTIWNFTSVLSIERVTSPRVCKLPDSIPMTGSFHLDFVTSSLGLALAIRGSLRVAPFRGVDLEFKLFERGYSLRGCKVDQMGSDS from the exons ATGTTGGGTAGTGG AAATGGCATGCCCAATATACCTGCTTCAGCAATCGGAAAAGATTCATCAACGATTTGGAATTTCACATCTGTATTAAGTATTGAAAGAGTAACCTCACCAAGAGTGTGTAAGCTTCCCGACTCTATACCG ATGACTGGATCCTTTCACTTGGATTTTGTAACAAGCTCGCTGGGTTTGGCGCTGGCAATAAGGGGCTCGCTCCGTGTCGCGCCTTTCCGCGGAGTCGATTTGgagtttaaattattcgaacgaGGATATTCGCTGCGAGGTTGCAAG GTTGACCAGATGGGCAGTGATAGCTGA